One genomic region from Esox lucius isolate fEsoLuc1 chromosome 24, fEsoLuc1.pri, whole genome shotgun sequence encodes:
- the txk gene encoding tyrosine-protein kinase TXK: protein MISSNHSIFSVICCCCSVESREISTRVNLEPSTPLCFNSRRRPGHAHRMDRSRRKLPPPPPENDEGAELQVVAMYNFTPKEDTDLSLIQGEYYTILHKQDQLWWRVQDKHGNKGFIPSNYVTEKDRIEANQWYCQNITRSEAEQLLRQEGKEGGFVVRESSQKGCYTVSLFTKALGINGGIRHYQIKLSDSGSFYLCEKHVFSSIPDLIKYHNHNAAGLVTRLRYPVGPMGRCVPPATPGFSSEKWEIDPSELTLMKEVGSGQFGVVRLGKWRALCKVAIKTINEGAMYEEDFIEEAKIMMRLCHPKLVQLYGVCTQQKPMCIVTEFLDNGCLLNYLRQRVGTLTMTWLLSFCQDACEGMEYLESHSFIHRDLAARNCLVSDKNVVKVCDFGMTRYVLDNQYTSSTGSKFPVKWSPPEVLHYNKYSNKSDVWSFGVLMWEVFSEGKIPFDGRSNVDVVEEITRGHRLYRPHKASKDVYTLMYQCWHEKPQGRPSFSELLKSIRELAELE, encoded by the exons ATGATCTCCTCCA ATCACTCGATATTTTCAGTgatctgctgctgctgttcaGTAGAATCcag AGAGATCAGCACACGGGTGAACCTGGAGCCATCAACACCTCTGTGCTTCAACAGCAGAAGACGTCCTGGACATGCGCatagg ATGGACCGCTCCAGGAGAAAACTGCCACCTCCCCCTCCGGAGAATGATGAGGGAGCAGAACTTCAG gttGTAGCCATGTACAACTTCACTCCTAAAGAGGACACTGACCTGTCCTTGATCCAGGGGGAATACTACACAATCCTGCACAAACAGGACCAGTTATGGTGGAGGGTTCAGGACAAACACGG GAATAAAGGCTTCATCCCCAGTAACTACGTAACGGAGAAGGATAGGATAGAAGCCAACCA GTGGTACTGCCAGAACATCACCAGATCTGAAGCTGAACAGCTCCTGAGGCAGGAG GGTAAAGAGGGGGGCTTCGTGGTGAGGGAGTCCAGTCAGAAAGGCTGTTACACCGTCTCGTTATTCACTAAAGCTCTCGG TATAAACGGTGGAATCAGACATTACCAGATTAAGCTCAGTGATTCTGGAAGCTTCTACCTGTGTGAGAAACATGTCTTCAGTTCCATACCGGACCTCATAAAGTACCACAACCACAATGCTGCag GTCTGGTGACCAGATTAAGGTACCCGGTTGGACCCATGGGACGCTGCGTCCCCCCTGCTACCCCAGGCTTCAGCTCAG AGAAGTGGGAGATCGACCCAAGTGAGCTGACACTGATGAAGGAGGTGGGCAGCGGTCAGTTTGGCGTGGTCCGACTGGGGAAGTGGAGGGCTTTGTGCAAGGTGGCCATTAAGACAATCAACGAGGGGGCCATGTATGAGGAGGACTTCATAGAGGAGGCCAAGATCATGAT GAGGCTGTGCCATCCGAAGCTGGTCCAGCTCTACGGTGTGTGTACTCAGCAGAAGCCAATGTGCATTGTGACGGAGTTCCTGGACAATGGCTGCCTCCTCAACTACCTGAGACAGAGAGTTGGCACCTTGACCATGACGTGGCTACTCTCCTTCTGCCAGGATGCCTGCGAGGGCATGGAATACCTAGAGTCTCACAGCTTCATACACAGAGACCTG GCAGCACGGAACTGTCTGGTCAGTGACAAGAATGTGGTGAAGGTTTGTGACTTCGGAATGACCAG GTATGTTTTGGACAACCAGTACACCAGCTCAACGGGGTCAAAGTTCCCGGTCAAGTGGTCCCCACCAGAGGTATTGCACTACAACAAGTACTCCAACAAATCTGACGTCTGGTCCTTCG gtgtgttgaTGTGGGAGGTGTTTAGTGAGGGCAAGATCCCATTTGATGGACGCTCTAATGTAGACGTTGTGGAGGAAATCACCAGAGGACACAGGCTGTACCGACCACACAAAGCCTCTAAAGATGTCTACACACTGATGTACCAATGCTGGCATGAG aaACCTCAGGGACGCCCTTCCTTTTCTGAGCTGTTGAAGAGCATCAGAGAGTTGGCAGAACTGGAGTAG